The Benincasa hispida cultivar B227 chromosome 11, ASM972705v1, whole genome shotgun sequence genome has a segment encoding these proteins:
- the LOC120090464 gene encoding scarecrow-like transcription factor PAT1 yields MHEPSRKKVPNQSYRFYEQPQKEPGSSYWPPVNHGGGLYSDDVFEQNHLPSEAFKQYCNLESSSGTSSYPPQYSSSTASFTSNGSPSSHQECHSYPLDPYYSPDNNCGSPVRSCLSDDAADDLRHKIRELETAMLGPDADRLDIYSITEPVNPVLPVQEAGWKDVAEIISRRDLKEMLYACARAIEENDMVTGEWLVSELRGMVSVSGEPIQRLGAYLLEALVARTASSGSSIYKALRCKEPVGAELLSYMHVLYEICPYFKFGYLSANGAIAEAIKGENRVHIVDFQIAQGNQWVTLMQALANRPGGPPKVTITGIDDSTSAFARGGGLEIVGKRLSILAESLKVPFEFHGIAGSAAEIQREDLKVQPGEAIAVSFALVLHHMPDESVGSQNHRDRILRLVKSLSPKVVTVVEHESNNNTAPFLSRFIQTLKYYTAVFESIDVTLPRDHKERINVEQHCLARDIVNLVACEGAERVERHELFGKWRSRLLMAGFKPHPLSPFVNATIEALLKNYCDKYTLEERDGVLYLGWLNQTLVTSSAWI; encoded by the coding sequence ATGCACGAACCATCAAGAAAGAAAGTTCCAAATCAATCTTATAGGTTCTATGAACAGCCACAGAAAGAACCTGGGTCTAGTTACTGGCCTCCCGTCAATCATGGAGGTGGCTTGTATTCTGACGATGTCTTCGAACAGAATCACTTACCATCTGAGGCTTTCAAACAGTATTGCAACCTTGAGTCGTCCTCAGGAACTAGTAGTTACCCTCCTCAATATTCTTCCTCTACTGCTAGCTTCACATCAAATGGAAGCCCTTCTTCACACCAAGAGTGCCATTCATACCCGTTAGACCCGTATTATTCTCCCGACAATAACTGTGGCTCACCTGTCAGATCTTGTTTATCAGATGATGCTGCTGATGACTTAAGGCACAAGATCAGGGAGTTGGAGACTGCAATGCTTGGACCTGATGCAGATAGGCTTGACATCTATTCTATCACTGAACCAGTTAATCCTGTATTACCCGTGCAAGAAGCAGGGTGGAAAGACGTGGCTGAGATTATCTCTAGAAGGGATTTGAAAGAGATGCTTTATGCTTGTGCACGAGCAATAGAAGAAAATGATATGGTGACTGGAGAATGGTTGGTGTCAGAGTTACGTGGAATGGTCTCGGTTTCTGGTGAGCCAATCCAGCGTTTAGGGGCTTACTTGTTAGAGGCACTTGTTGCAAGAACAGCATCTTCAGGTAGTTCTATCTACAAAGCCCTTAGATGTAAAGAGCCTGTAGGTGCTGAACTGCTCTCATACATGCATGTTCTCTATGAAATTTGCCCTTATTTCAAGTTTGGGTACCTTTCAGCAAATGGGGCAATTGCTGAAGCTATAAAAGGTGAAAATAGAGTTCACATAGTTGATTTTCAGATAGCTCAGGGAAATCAGTGGGTCACGTTGATGCAAGCTCTCGCCAATCGGCCTGGAGGGCCCCCAAAGGTTACTATTACAGGCATAGACGATTCCACTTCAGCTTTTGCTCGAGGAGGGGGGCTCGAGATTGTAGGAAAAAGGTTGTCTATTTTGGCGGAGTCATTAAAAGTACCCTTTGAGTTCCATGGAATTGCAGGCTCTGCTGCTGAAATTCAACGTGAAGATCTAAAAGTTCAACCAGGTGAAGCGATTGCTGTGAGTTTTGCCTTAGTGTTGCACCATATGCCAGATGAAAGTGTTGGCAGTCAGAATCACCGGGATCGAATTTTGCGGCTTGTCAAGAGCTTGTCTCCAAAAGTCGTGACAGTTGTCGAGCACGAGTCAAACAACAATACAGCGCCCTTTCTTTCCCGTTTCATCCAGACATTGAAGTATTATACTGCTGTTTTTGAATCCATTGATGTGACGCTCCCGAGAGATCACAAGGAGCGGATCAACGTGGAGCAGCACTGTTTAGCTCGAGACATCGTAAATTTAGTAGCATGTGAGGGAGCCGAAAGAGTCGAACGTCATGAACTTTTCGGGAAATGGAGATCACGGTTACTCATGGCTGGGTTTAAGCCACACCCTTTAAGCCCTTTTGTCAATGCTACTATTGAGGCACTGCTAAAGAACTACTGTGACAAGTACACACTTGAAGAAAGGGATGGAGTTCTATATCTTGGCTGGTTGAATCAAACTTTAGTTACCTCTAGTGCTTGGATTTGA